Proteins encoded by one window of Anaeromyxobacter sp.:
- the nuoK gene encoding NADH-quinone oxidoreductase subunit NuoK, translated as MQVSLPHFLVVGALLFSLGLVTVATRRNAVGILMGVELILNGANVNFAAFNHYVVGGISGQVFALFVIVLAAAEAAVGLAIVLAVFQTFKTIDVRSADLMRE; from the coding sequence ATGCAGGTCTCCCTCCCCCACTTCCTCGTCGTCGGCGCCCTGCTCTTCAGCCTCGGCCTGGTGACCGTCGCCACCCGGCGCAACGCCGTCGGCATCCTGATGGGCGTCGAGCTCATCCTCAACGGCGCCAACGTCAACTTCGCCGCCTTCAACCACTACGTGGTGGGCGGCATCTCGGGGCAGGTCTTCGCCCTCTTCGTCATCGTGCTGGCGGCCGCCGAGGCCGCCGTGGGCCTGGCCATCGTCCTCGCCGTCTTCCAGACCTTCAAGACCATCGACGTCCGCTCCGCGGACCTGATGCGGGAGTGA